In a genomic window of Sporosarcina trichiuri:
- the frr gene encoding ribosome recycling factor, which produces MPKSVMDQTTERMEKAIQSLTRELASIRAGRANASLLDRISVMYYGAPTPLNQMAGISVPEARLLVIQPYDKTTLGEIEKAILKSDIGITPSNDGSVIRLAVPALTEERRKELVKEVKKDGEESKVAVRNIRRDANDELKKLEKDGEITEDELRRYSEEVQKLTDAYISKIDGLAEDKEKEIMEI; this is translated from the coding sequence ATGCCAAAATCAGTAATGGATCAGACAACTGAACGCATGGAGAAAGCGATCCAGTCACTTACGAGGGAACTTGCTTCCATCCGTGCCGGACGTGCGAACGCGTCTTTGCTTGACCGTATTTCCGTCATGTATTATGGTGCCCCGACACCTTTGAACCAAATGGCGGGTATTTCCGTACCGGAAGCACGCCTGCTGGTCATCCAGCCATACGACAAAACGACATTGGGTGAAATCGAAAAAGCGATCCTGAAGTCGGATATCGGCATCACGCCTTCGAATGACGGATCTGTCATCCGCCTGGCAGTGCCGGCACTGACGGAAGAACGCCGGAAAGAGCTCGTCAAAGAAGTGAAAAAAGACGGCGAAGAGTCGAAAGTCGCAGTCCGCAACATCCGCCGGGATGCCAATGACGAACTCAAAAAACTGGAGAAGGACGGCGAAATCACAGAAGACGAACTTCGCCGCTACAGCGAAGAAGTCCAGAAGCTGACGGATGCGTACATCTCCAAAATCGACGGTCTCGCGGAAGACAAAGAAAAAGAGATTATGGAAATCTGA
- the pyrH gene encoding UMP kinase, which translates to MSTPTYKRIVLKLSGEALAGEQGFGLSPAIIKSVAVQVKEVLDLGIEVAVVVGGGNIWRGKVGSEMGMDRTTADYMGMLATVMNALALQDAIEKLGAESRVMSSIDMRQVAEPYIRRKAIRHLEKNRVVIFAAGTGNPYFSTDTTAALRAAEIEADVILMGKNNVDGVYSADPMIDSTAVKYEQLTYLEVISKGLQVMDATASTLCMDNDIPLVVFSIMEEGNIKKAVCGETIGTVVGRN; encoded by the coding sequence ATGAGCACTCCTACATACAAACGGATCGTGTTAAAACTGAGCGGAGAAGCGCTCGCCGGAGAGCAGGGCTTCGGCCTTTCTCCTGCAATCATCAAATCCGTCGCCGTGCAGGTGAAGGAAGTCCTGGATCTCGGTATCGAGGTCGCTGTCGTAGTCGGCGGCGGCAACATCTGGCGCGGGAAAGTCGGCAGCGAGATGGGGATGGACCGGACGACTGCCGACTATATGGGAATGCTTGCAACTGTCATGAACGCTCTGGCACTCCAGGATGCTATTGAAAAACTGGGGGCTGAATCACGGGTGATGTCCTCGATTGATATGCGCCAGGTGGCTGAGCCGTACATTCGCAGGAAAGCGATCCGCCATCTCGAAAAGAATCGGGTTGTCATCTTTGCGGCAGGTACGGGAAATCCGTACTTCTCGACGGATACAACAGCAGCATTGCGGGCAGCTGAGATTGAAGCGGATGTCATCCTGATGGGCAAGAATAATGTCGATGGTGTCTATTCGGCAGATCCGATGATCGACTCGACAGCTGTGAAGTATGAACAGCTCACGTATCTCGAAGTGATCAGCAAAGGACTCCAGGTGATGGATGCCACAGCGTCCACTCTCTGTATGGACAACGATATCCCGCTCGTAGTATTCTCGATAATGGAAGAAGGAAACATTAAAAAGGCTGTATGCGGCGAAACGATCGGTACAGTCGTTGGGAGGAACTGA
- the rseP gene encoding RIP metalloprotease RseP gives MGTVISFIIIFGSLVFFHEFGHFLFAKRAGIMVREFAIGMGPKILGIQKGETLYTIRLLPLGGYVRMAGEDFDTVELLPGYRVGLILNDQDEVTKIYLNSNVSNPEILFLETEAADLKDELFIKGYDEDENLVRFSVSRNAVIYEKGEKTLIAPKDRQFDSKPLMGRFLTILAGPVFNFILAFFVFLALGLLNGVPTNEPIITEVQKDSPAAAAGLQAGDYVKEADGKAVTDWNGFTEEIQNSPEKEMTIEVERNGALKTLTVTPEEVEDAGQSFGQIGVYYTSPVEKNPLKAVVYGAQQTWYWIAKIFELLGMLVTGQFTLDALSGPVGIYKATEEVAQYGIFNLMNWAAVLSINLGIMNLLPLPALDGGRLLFFLFEAIRGKPIDRQKEGMVHFVGIMLLMLLMLVVTWNDIQKFFF, from the coding sequence ATGGGAACAGTTATTTCGTTTATAATTATTTTCGGCTCCTTAGTATTTTTTCATGAATTCGGACACTTCCTGTTCGCAAAGCGCGCAGGCATCATGGTCCGCGAGTTTGCAATCGGTATGGGACCGAAAATTCTTGGAATCCAGAAAGGGGAAACCCTCTACACGATCCGGCTGCTGCCGCTCGGCGGGTATGTCCGGATGGCAGGCGAAGACTTCGATACCGTGGAACTGCTGCCCGGTTATCGTGTGGGTCTGATTCTGAACGACCAAGATGAAGTGACAAAGATCTATTTGAATTCGAATGTCTCCAACCCCGAGATCCTCTTCCTGGAAACCGAGGCTGCTGACTTGAAAGATGAGCTTTTCATCAAAGGATACGACGAAGATGAAAACCTCGTCCGTTTCAGCGTGTCGCGAAATGCTGTCATCTACGAAAAAGGTGAAAAGACACTGATCGCACCGAAAGATCGTCAATTCGATTCGAAGCCGCTCATGGGACGGTTCCTCACTATATTGGCGGGACCTGTTTTCAACTTCATCCTGGCGTTCTTCGTTTTCCTTGCACTCGGCCTGCTGAACGGCGTGCCGACGAACGAACCGATCATCACCGAAGTCCAGAAAGACAGCCCTGCGGCGGCGGCCGGCCTTCAGGCGGGTGACTATGTCAAAGAAGCGGACGGCAAGGCTGTGACGGATTGGAACGGATTCACCGAAGAAATCCAGAACAGCCCTGAAAAGGAAATGACAATCGAAGTGGAACGCAACGGGGCCTTGAAAACATTGACGGTGACCCCGGAGGAAGTCGAGGATGCCGGCCAGTCATTCGGCCAGATCGGCGTCTACTACACAAGCCCGGTGGAGAAGAATCCGCTGAAGGCTGTCGTCTACGGCGCGCAGCAGACGTGGTACTGGATCGCGAAGATATTTGAACTGCTCGGTATGCTTGTAACTGGCCAGTTCACACTGGATGCTTTATCCGGTCCGGTAGGTATTTACAAAGCGACCGAAGAAGTTGCACAGTACGGCATCTTCAATCTGATGAACTGGGCGGCTGTATTGAGCATCAACCTCGGGATCATGAACCTGCTCCCTCTGCCGGCACTTGACGGCGGACGGCTGCTGTTCTTCCTGTTCGAAGCGATACGAGGTAAGCCGATCGACCGTCAAAAAGAAGGGATGGTCCATTTTGTCGGCATCATGCTGCTCATGCTGCTCATGCTGGTCGTCACTTGGAATGATATACAGAAATTCTTTTTCTGA
- a CDS encoding phosphatidate cytidylyltransferase: MKQRILTAVIAAAIFIPFVIVGGVPFTLLVYAIAAIGLHELLKMQSIRLASPEGMLSWLLSAVLLLPRTAEREWLGAIGYTKLEAAFIIILLLLIYTVIVKNRFTFSDAAFSVLSAFYVGMGFYFLTATRDAGLIFIVYALVVVWTTDSGAYFVGRKLGRRKLWPEISPNKTVEGFLGGIICAVVFAIIFQMIEPVSPSYAVLIGVTIIASIIGQLGDLVESALKRTYDVKDSGKLLPGHGGILDRFDSLLFVLPLLHLLHFVS; the protein is encoded by the coding sequence GTGAAACAACGGATACTTACCGCGGTGATAGCTGCAGCAATCTTCATACCATTTGTCATAGTGGGAGGAGTGCCGTTCACGCTGCTCGTCTATGCGATTGCTGCAATCGGCCTTCATGAACTACTGAAAATGCAGTCCATCAGGCTGGCTTCTCCGGAAGGTATGCTCTCATGGCTGTTGTCGGCGGTTCTTCTGCTTCCCCGAACGGCTGAACGGGAATGGCTTGGAGCGATCGGCTATACGAAACTGGAAGCGGCTTTCATCATAATTTTACTGTTATTAATTTATACTGTTATTGTCAAAAACCGCTTCACGTTCTCCGATGCGGCATTTTCAGTCCTGTCCGCCTTTTATGTCGGGATGGGCTTCTACTTCCTTACAGCGACCCGGGATGCCGGTCTTATCTTCATCGTCTATGCGCTCGTCGTTGTCTGGACGACGGATTCGGGCGCCTATTTTGTCGGCCGTAAATTAGGGAGACGGAAGCTCTGGCCGGAAATCTCGCCGAACAAGACGGTTGAAGGCTTCTTGGGCGGCATCATCTGTGCGGTCGTCTTTGCGATCATATTCCAGATGATTGAACCGGTCTCCCCGTCATATGCTGTACTGATCGGAGTGACGATCATCGCTTCGATCATCGGCCAGCTCGGCGATCTGGTGGAGTCTGCATTGAAAAGGACGTATGATGTGAAAGATTCCGGGAAACTGCTTCCCGGTCACGGCGGTATACTGGACCGGTTCGACAGCCTTCTGTTTGTCCTGCCGCTCCTTCATCTGCTGCATTTTGTCAGCTAA
- a CDS encoding isoprenyl transferase, producing the protein MFDKLLRKKTTAFPSAAEERLAAVKGKPMPAHIAIIMDGNGRWAKSRKLPRIAGHHEGMKTVRKTTLFANELGVQVLTLYAFSTENWKRPKREIDFLMKLPGEFLTTYLPELVENNVKVEMIGSAELLPAHTKEAIEKAIEETSANDGMVLNFAMNYGSRFEIAEAVKGIARQLENGELRPDDITEETVGDAMMTRHLPDPDLLIRTSGEVRLSNFMLWQLAYAELAFTEVLWPDFNENTMLDILEDYQKRSRRFGSLEGEDLK; encoded by the coding sequence ATGTTCGATAAACTGCTGCGCAAGAAAACAACGGCGTTCCCGTCGGCAGCCGAAGAGCGTCTTGCAGCTGTAAAAGGGAAGCCGATGCCTGCCCATATCGCAATTATCATGGATGGCAATGGCAGATGGGCGAAAAGCCGTAAGCTGCCCCGCATAGCAGGTCACCATGAAGGCATGAAAACTGTCCGGAAGACGACACTGTTTGCGAATGAGCTCGGTGTGCAGGTATTGACACTGTATGCATTCTCAACGGAAAACTGGAAACGTCCGAAGCGGGAAATCGATTTCCTCATGAAACTTCCCGGTGAATTCCTGACGACGTATCTTCCGGAGCTGGTTGAAAATAACGTGAAAGTCGAAATGATCGGCAGTGCGGAACTGCTGCCGGCCCATACGAAAGAAGCGATCGAGAAAGCGATCGAAGAAACATCGGCCAATGACGGGATGGTGCTGAATTTCGCGATGAACTACGGCAGCCGTTTTGAAATCGCGGAAGCCGTCAAAGGGATTGCCCGTCAGCTGGAGAACGGAGAACTGCGTCCGGATGATATCACAGAAGAAACCGTAGGCGATGCAATGATGACCCGGCATCTGCCAGACCCTGACCTGCTGATCCGTACGAGCGGGGAAGTGCGTCTGTCGAACTTCATGCTCTGGCAGCTGGCGTATGCGGAACTTGCATTCACCGAAGTGCTCTGGCCGGATTTCAACGAGAACACGATGCTGGATATACTAGAGGATTATCAAAAACGCAGCAGGCGGTTTGGCAGTCTTGAAGGGGAGGATCTCAAGTGA
- a CDS encoding 1-deoxy-D-xylulose-5-phosphate reductoisomerase → MKKKISLLGATGSIGLQTLDVLSAHPEQFELAAMSAGRNIEKVREIAATHNPPLISVIEKADAEMLRTEFPSIRFMYGSEGLEEVAAHSGADVLLNSVIGSVGLKPTLAAIREGIAIAIANKETLVAAGDVVMAEAKRRNVPILPVDSEHSAIFQALNGEQEKSITRLILTASGGSFRDLTRGQLQNVTVKQALAHPNWSMGSKLTIDSATMFNKGLEVIEAHHLFDMPYDQIDCLLHKESIIHSMVEFEDTSVMAQLGSPDMRVPIQYALTYPERIPMASPQRLKLEEIAVLNFKKMDYDRFRALALAYEAGRIGGTMPAAMNAANEVAVSQFLAGHITFVQIDELVERAMEQHQTIRNATLEAILETDRQTRQIVHSMIK, encoded by the coding sequence ATGAAAAAAAAGATCAGCCTCCTCGGAGCAACCGGATCCATCGGTCTGCAGACACTGGATGTACTGTCCGCACATCCGGAACAATTTGAACTTGCCGCAATGTCGGCCGGACGCAATATCGAAAAAGTGAGAGAGATAGCGGCCACTCACAATCCGCCGCTTATTTCGGTCATAGAGAAGGCGGACGCCGAGATGCTGCGCACGGAATTCCCGTCCATCCGGTTCATGTACGGATCAGAAGGCCTTGAAGAAGTAGCCGCCCATTCAGGTGCGGATGTCCTGCTGAATTCCGTCATCGGCAGTGTCGGTCTGAAACCGACATTGGCGGCGATCCGAGAAGGGATTGCCATTGCTATTGCAAACAAGGAAACGCTCGTCGCAGCAGGGGATGTCGTAATGGCTGAAGCGAAGCGGCGAAATGTGCCGATCCTGCCTGTGGACAGTGAACACTCGGCGATATTCCAGGCGCTCAACGGGGAGCAGGAGAAATCCATCACCCGTCTGATCCTCACTGCGTCGGGCGGAAGTTTCCGTGATCTGACCCGCGGCCAGCTGCAGAATGTCACAGTGAAACAGGCCCTTGCGCATCCGAACTGGTCAATGGGCAGCAAGCTGACAATCGATTCCGCGACAATGTTCAACAAAGGACTGGAAGTGATCGAAGCCCATCACCTCTTCGATATGCCGTACGATCAGATCGACTGTCTGCTGCATAAGGAAAGCATCATCCATTCCATGGTCGAATTCGAAGACACGAGCGTCATGGCACAGCTGGGCTCACCGGACATGCGTGTGCCGATCCAATATGCGCTGACCTATCCGGAACGTATCCCGATGGCGTCGCCCCAGCGCCTGAAACTTGAAGAGATTGCAGTGCTGAACTTCAAGAAGATGGACTATGACCGGTTCCGCGCACTCGCGCTTGCGTATGAAGCCGGACGAATCGGCGGCACGATGCCTGCGGCGATGAACGCAGCAAACGAAGTGGCGGTCAGCCAGTTCCTTGCCGGCCATATCACATTCGTCCAGATCGATGAACTCGTCGAACGCGCGATGGAGCAGCACCAGACCATCCGGAACGCAACCCTTGAAGCCATCCTTGAGACAGACAGGCAAACTCGTCAAATCGTCCATTCCATGATAAAATAA
- a CDS encoding proline--tRNA ligase, with protein sequence MKQSGVFIPAAETSNRCSADRLLTQSGYIQETSEGMYAYFPLAGKVLANMKQMIRDEMEQAGVLEVDLPYEQFEHATGKSDEMVLLSLIAKEVIASEQLPISMFHIKQHIRPDSSFDPVRGLLAAKEFSLMSGYSFHTDIKEAEEHGTLLHSVFSAVFNRIGTPFSILESEQQAGVKQYEFTAFSECGDEWIARNESGTYAAKAALAEAPRQEREAGVREKPAKKINGGGMDVVQLAESLDIDQDRIIRSYLYDTDDGAVLVLIRNDCELNEWKLKKVLGTDSICRLTDGSVKEVLGVQSETLGPVQLPFGFRVIADYSVETVVNGLCGANETDTFLQNVNPERDFTADTYADLRLVKEGEPSPDGNGTLTFHKAVTVARILDPKPVFSTIDVAGKGSLEISTGYYYIDVTRLFAVTAEYFSDESGLKWPVRLAPYDIHLLIEDTDDDAQLQLADELNSVMKGYRYRVLYDDRHVSAESKQRTSDQLGVPVKIAVDGRAADGFVEVTYRTAGTHFQWRKEEVTEKLQEFFRMG encoded by the coding sequence ATGAAACAATCAGGCGTTTTCATACCTGCCGCTGAAACATCGAACCGTTGCTCAGCGGACCGTCTGCTGACCCAATCCGGCTATATTCAGGAGACTTCCGAGGGGATGTACGCATACTTTCCGCTCGCCGGGAAAGTGCTGGCTAATATGAAGCAGATGATACGCGATGAGATGGAACAGGCAGGTGTGCTGGAAGTGGACCTGCCTTACGAACAGTTCGAGCATGCCACAGGGAAATCGGATGAAATGGTGCTCCTTTCGCTGATCGCAAAGGAGGTCATCGCGTCCGAGCAGCTGCCCATCTCCATGTTCCATATCAAGCAGCATATCCGTCCGGACAGTTCATTCGATCCGGTAAGGGGTCTGCTGGCGGCAAAAGAATTCTCCCTGATGAGCGGCTATTCGTTCCATACGGACATCAAAGAGGCGGAGGAGCACGGGACGCTCCTCCACTCCGTGTTTTCTGCGGTCTTCAACAGGATCGGCACCCCATTCAGTATTCTGGAGAGCGAACAGCAGGCTGGTGTGAAACAGTATGAATTCACCGCCTTCTCGGAATGCGGCGATGAATGGATCGCTCGGAATGAGAGCGGAACGTATGCAGCCAAAGCAGCACTCGCTGAGGCTCCCCGGCAGGAAAGGGAAGCGGGTGTAAGGGAGAAACCGGCCAAGAAGATAAACGGCGGCGGCATGGATGTCGTGCAGCTGGCGGAATCGCTGGATATAGACCAAGACCGGATCATCCGGTCGTACCTGTATGACACGGATGACGGAGCAGTCCTGGTGCTCATCCGAAACGACTGTGAACTGAACGAATGGAAGCTGAAAAAAGTTCTCGGTACCGATTCGATTTGCAGACTGACAGACGGCAGCGTAAAGGAAGTGCTCGGTGTGCAGTCGGAAACACTCGGACCTGTACAGCTTCCGTTCGGTTTCCGTGTGATTGCGGACTATAGTGTAGAGACGGTTGTGAACGGCTTGTGCGGTGCGAACGAAACGGATACATTCCTCCAAAATGTCAATCCGGAACGGGACTTTACGGCTGATACTTATGCGGACCTGCGTCTCGTCAAAGAGGGGGAGCCCTCGCCTGACGGGAACGGCACCCTGACATTTCATAAAGCAGTGACAGTCGCCCGGATTCTCGATCCGAAACCGGTGTTCAGTACGATCGACGTTGCCGGCAAGGGGTCACTCGAGATCTCCACCGGTTATTACTACATCGATGTCACCCGGCTGTTCGCAGTGACGGCTGAATACTTCAGTGATGAGTCAGGGCTCAAATGGCCGGTACGTCTCGCCCCTTACGATATACACCTGCTGATTGAGGACACTGACGACGACGCACAGCTGCAGCTCGCCGATGAGCTGAATTCCGTCATGAAAGGCTACCGCTACCGGGTGCTGTACGACGACAGGCATGTGAGTGCGGAAAGTAAGCAGAGGACTTCCGATCAGCTTGGTGTTCCTGTCAAGATTGCAGTGGACGGCCGGGCCGCGGACGGGTTCGTGGAAGTCACATACCGGACTGCGGGGACTCATTTTCAATGGCGGAAAGAGGAAGTTACTGAAAAACTCCAGGAATTCTTCAGGATGGGGTAA